The following proteins are encoded in a genomic region of Panthera leo isolate Ple1 chromosome F2, P.leo_Ple1_pat1.1, whole genome shotgun sequence:
- the SLC39A4 gene encoding zinc transporter ZIP4 isoform X1, whose protein sequence is MTMTVLVRLQLGLLLSVLMVTMVAAQPTRLLTLLSSGQGVLDRVVLGSLLNTLADRVHCADGPCGKCLSVDDALALGRPEKPGLPGGAVLEHRHIARFSAAAALYLSDPKGTCADVQAGRWATRADHLLALLEGPKALTPGLSRLLQRIQAQAAGWPAAEKACVDLPQLLEEAAGAGAPSNPGLVLAALLDHVSGGSCLHALPTPQYFVDFVFRQHSGENPNITLAELEALMRRLGVGRVAETHSDHSDHAHLGKGANHQGPVPPATPNGSSSMWDTVCLSASEVMAVYGLSEQAGVTPELWAQLSPALLQQQLSGACSPQSSPPTRDQLSQAERYLYGSLATLLICLCAIFGLLLLTCATYSAASHYIIQTFLSMAVGALTGDAVLHLTPKVLGLHTHSGEGLGPQSTWRLVAMLGGLYTFFLFENLFNLLLPLDPEDSKDGPCSHSHGGHSHGVSLQLAPSELRPPKQPHEGSRADLVTEESPELLSSEPRRLSSELRLLPYVITLGDALHNFADGLAVGAAFASSWKTGLATSLAVFCHEVPHELGDFAALLHAGLSVRRALLLNLASALTAFVGLYVALAVDVGEDSEAWILAVATGLFLYVALCDMLPAMLHVRDQRPWLLFLLHNMGLLGGWTVLLLLSLYEDKITL, encoded by the exons ATGACCATGACAGTCCTGGTTCGACTCCAACTGGGGCTGCTGCTCTCCGTGCTGATGGTGACCATGGTGGCAGCTCAGCCTACCCGTCTGCTGACCTTGCTGTCCTCGGGCCAGGGTGTTCTGGACCGTGTGGTGCTGGGCAGCCTGTTAAATACACTGGCGGACCGTGTGCACTGCGCCGACGGGCCGTGTGGAAAG TGCCTCTCTGTGGATGATGCCCTGGCCCTGGGCAGGCCTGAGAAGCCAGGGCTCCCCGGGGGGGCAGTCCTGGAGCACAGGCACATCGCCCGCTTCAGTGCCGCCGCTGCCCTCTACCTCAGTGACCCCAAGGGCACGTGTGCAGATGTCCAGGCTGGCCGCTGGGCCACCCGTGCTGACCATCTCTTGGCCCTGTTGGAGGGCCCCAAGGCCCTGACCCCAGGCCTGAGCAGGCTGCTGCAAAGGATTCAGGCCCAGGCTGCTGGCTGGCCTGCTGCAGAGAAG GCCTGTGTGGACCTGCCCCAGCTGctggaggaggcagcaggggcAGGAGCTCCCAGCAACCCTGGCCTGGTCCTGGCCGCCCTGTTGGACCATGTCAGCGGTGGGTCCTGTCTCCATGCCCTGCCGACCCCCCAGTACTTTGTAGACTTTGTGTTCCGGCAGCACAGTGGCGAGAATCCCAACATCACACTGGCTG AGCTGGAGGCCTTGATGCGGCGCCTGGGGGTAGGGAGAGTGGCGGAGACACACAGTGACCACAGCGACCATGCTCATCTGGGAAAGGGGGCCAACCACCAGGGCCCTGTGCCCCCTGCCACCCCTAACGGCAGCTCCAGCATGTGGGACACA GTATGCCTGAGTGCCAGTGAAGTGATGGCCGTGTACGGGCTGTCTGAGCAGGCGGGGGTGACTCCAGAGCTCTGGGCCCAACTGAGCCCGGCCCTGCTCCAGCAGCAGCTAAGTGGGGCCTGCAGCCCCCAGTCCAGTCCCCCCACTCGGGACCAGCTCAGTCAGGCGGAAA GATATCTATATGGCTCCCTAGCCACGCTGCTCATCTGCCTCTGTGCCATTTTCGGCCTCCTGCTTCTGACCTGTGCCACCTACAGCGCTGCCTCCCACTACATCATCCAGACCTTCCTGAGCATGGCTGTGGGTGCACTCACTGGGGATGCCGTCCTCCACTTGACGCCCAAG gtgCTAGGGCTGCACACCCACAGCGGGGAGGGCCTTGGCCCACAGTCCACCTGGCGCCTTGTGGCCATGCTGGGTGGCCTCTACACCTTCTTCCTGTTTGAGAACCTCTTCAACCTCTTGCTGCCCCTGGACCCTGAG GACTCAAAGGATGGGCCCTGCAGCCACAGCCACGGTGGCCACAGCCACGGAGTGTCCCTGCAGCTAGCGCCCAGCGAGCTCCGGCCGCCTAAGCAGCCCCACGAAGGCTCTCGCGCAGACCTG GTGACAGAGGAGAGCCCGGAGCTGCTGAGCTCGGAGCCCCGGAGACTGAGCTCAG AGCTGAGATTGCTGCCCTACGTGATCACGCTGGGCGACGCCTTGCACAACTTCGCCGATGGGCTCGCCGTGGGCGCCGCCTTCGCGTCCTCCTGGAAGACCGGGCTGGCCACCTCGCTGGCGGTGTTCTGCCACGAGGTGCCACACGAGCTAG GGGATTTCGCCGCCCTGCTGCACGCGGGGCTGTCGGTGCGCCGGGCTTTGCTGCTGAACTTGGCCTCAGCGCTGACTGCCTTCGTCGGCCTCTACGTGGCGCTCGCTGTCGACGTTGGAGAGGACAGTGAGGCCTGGATCCTGGCGGTGGCCACTGGCCTCTTCCTCTACGTGGCGCTCTGCGACATG CTTCCAGCCATGCTTCATGTGCGGGACCAGCGGCCCTGGCTCCTCTTCCTGCTGCACAACATGGGTCTGCTGGGCGGCTGGACCGTCCTGCTGCTGCTGTCGCTGTATGAGGACAAGATCACCCTCTGA
- the SLC39A4 gene encoding zinc transporter ZIP4 isoform X2 yields the protein MTVLVRLQLGLLLSVLMVTMVAAQPTRLLTLLSSGQGVLDRVVLGSLLNTLADRVHCADGPCGKACVDLPQLLEEAAGAGAPSNPGLVLAALLDHVSGGSCLHALPTPQYFVDFVFRQHSGENPNITLAELEALMRRLGVGRVAETHSDHSDHAHLGKGANHQGPVPPATPNGSSSMWDTVCLSASEVMAVYGLSEQAGVTPELWAQLSPALLQQQLSGACSPQSSPPTRDQLSQAERYLYGSLATLLICLCAIFGLLLLTCATYSAASHYIIQTFLSMAVGALTGDAVLHLTPKVLGLHTHSGEGLGPQSTWRLVAMLGGLYTFFLFENLFNLLLPLDPEDSKDGPCSHSHGGHSHGVSLQLAPSELRPPKQPHEGSRADLVTEESPELLSSEPRRLSSELRLLPYVITLGDALHNFADGLAVGAAFASSWKTGLATSLAVFCHEVPHELGDFAALLHAGLSVRRALLLNLASALTAFVGLYVALAVDVGEDSEAWILAVATGLFLYVALCDMLPAMLHVRDQRPWLLFLLHNMGLLGGWTVLLLLSLYEDKITL from the exons ATGACAGTCCTGGTTCGACTCCAACTGGGGCTGCTGCTCTCCGTGCTGATGGTGACCATGGTGGCAGCTCAGCCTACCCGTCTGCTGACCTTGCTGTCCTCGGGCCAGGGTGTTCTGGACCGTGTGGTGCTGGGCAGCCTGTTAAATACACTGGCGGACCGTGTGCACTGCGCCGACGGGCCGTGTGGAAAG GCCTGTGTGGACCTGCCCCAGCTGctggaggaggcagcaggggcAGGAGCTCCCAGCAACCCTGGCCTGGTCCTGGCCGCCCTGTTGGACCATGTCAGCGGTGGGTCCTGTCTCCATGCCCTGCCGACCCCCCAGTACTTTGTAGACTTTGTGTTCCGGCAGCACAGTGGCGAGAATCCCAACATCACACTGGCTG AGCTGGAGGCCTTGATGCGGCGCCTGGGGGTAGGGAGAGTGGCGGAGACACACAGTGACCACAGCGACCATGCTCATCTGGGAAAGGGGGCCAACCACCAGGGCCCTGTGCCCCCTGCCACCCCTAACGGCAGCTCCAGCATGTGGGACACA GTATGCCTGAGTGCCAGTGAAGTGATGGCCGTGTACGGGCTGTCTGAGCAGGCGGGGGTGACTCCAGAGCTCTGGGCCCAACTGAGCCCGGCCCTGCTCCAGCAGCAGCTAAGTGGGGCCTGCAGCCCCCAGTCCAGTCCCCCCACTCGGGACCAGCTCAGTCAGGCGGAAA GATATCTATATGGCTCCCTAGCCACGCTGCTCATCTGCCTCTGTGCCATTTTCGGCCTCCTGCTTCTGACCTGTGCCACCTACAGCGCTGCCTCCCACTACATCATCCAGACCTTCCTGAGCATGGCTGTGGGTGCACTCACTGGGGATGCCGTCCTCCACTTGACGCCCAAG gtgCTAGGGCTGCACACCCACAGCGGGGAGGGCCTTGGCCCACAGTCCACCTGGCGCCTTGTGGCCATGCTGGGTGGCCTCTACACCTTCTTCCTGTTTGAGAACCTCTTCAACCTCTTGCTGCCCCTGGACCCTGAG GACTCAAAGGATGGGCCCTGCAGCCACAGCCACGGTGGCCACAGCCACGGAGTGTCCCTGCAGCTAGCGCCCAGCGAGCTCCGGCCGCCTAAGCAGCCCCACGAAGGCTCTCGCGCAGACCTG GTGACAGAGGAGAGCCCGGAGCTGCTGAGCTCGGAGCCCCGGAGACTGAGCTCAG AGCTGAGATTGCTGCCCTACGTGATCACGCTGGGCGACGCCTTGCACAACTTCGCCGATGGGCTCGCCGTGGGCGCCGCCTTCGCGTCCTCCTGGAAGACCGGGCTGGCCACCTCGCTGGCGGTGTTCTGCCACGAGGTGCCACACGAGCTAG GGGATTTCGCCGCCCTGCTGCACGCGGGGCTGTCGGTGCGCCGGGCTTTGCTGCTGAACTTGGCCTCAGCGCTGACTGCCTTCGTCGGCCTCTACGTGGCGCTCGCTGTCGACGTTGGAGAGGACAGTGAGGCCTGGATCCTGGCGGTGGCCACTGGCCTCTTCCTCTACGTGGCGCTCTGCGACATG CTTCCAGCCATGCTTCATGTGCGGGACCAGCGGCCCTGGCTCCTCTTCCTGCTGCACAACATGGGTCTGCTGGGCGGCTGGACCGTCCTGCTGCTGCTGTCGCTGTATGAGGACAAGATCACCCTCTGA
- the VPS28 gene encoding vacuolar protein sorting-associated protein 28 homolog isoform X2 — MFHGIPATPGMGAPGNKPELYEEVKLYKNAREREKYTAACSRLLVQYKAAFRQVQGAEISSIDEFCRKFRLDCPLAMERIKEDRPITIKDDKGNLNRCIADVVSLFITVMDKLRLEIRAMDEIQPDLRELMETMHRMSHLPPDFEGRQTVSQWLQTLSGMSASDELDDSQVRQMLFDLESAYNAFNRFLHA; from the exons ATGTTTCACGGGATCCCAGCCACTCCAGGCATGGGAG CCCCTGGAAACAAGCCGGAGCTATATGAG GAGGTGAAGCTGTACAAGAACGCCCGGGAACGGGAGAA GTACACTGCAGCCTGTTCTCGGCTCCTGGTCCAGTACAAAGCCGCCTTCCGGCAGGTTCAGGGCGCAGAAATCAGCTCCATTGATGAATTCTGCCGCAAGTTCCGT CTGGACTGCCCACTCGCCATGGAGAGGATCAAAGAGGACCGTCCTATCACCATCAAAGACGACAAGGGCAACCTGAACCGCTGTATTGCAGACGTGGTCTCG CTCTTCATCACGGTTATGGACAAACTGCGCCTGGAGATCCGTGCCATGGATGAG ATCCAGCCTGATCTGCGGGAGCTGATGGAGACCATGCACCGCATGAGCCACCTGCCCCCTGACTTCGAGGGCCGCCAGACCGTCAGCCAGTG GCTGCAGACCCTGAGCGGCATGTCGGCCTCTGATGAGCTAGATGACTCCCAGGTGCGCCAGATGCTCTTTGACCTGGAGTCGGCCTACAACGCCTTCAACCGCTTCCTGCATGCCTGA
- the VPS28 gene encoding vacuolar protein sorting-associated protein 28 homolog isoform X1 yields MFHGIPATPGMGAPGNKPELYEEVKLYKNAREREKYDNMAELFAVVKTMQALEKAYIKDCVTPNEYTAACSRLLVQYKAAFRQVQGAEISSIDEFCRKFRLDCPLAMERIKEDRPITIKDDKGNLNRCIADVVSLFITVMDKLRLEIRAMDEIQPDLRELMETMHRMSHLPPDFEGRQTVSQWLQTLSGMSASDELDDSQVRQMLFDLESAYNAFNRFLHA; encoded by the exons ATGTTTCACGGGATCCCAGCCACTCCAGGCATGGGAG CCCCTGGAAACAAGCCGGAGCTATATGAG GAGGTGAAGCTGTACAAGAACGCCCGGGAACGGGAGAA ATATGACAACATGGCGGAGCTGTTTGCGGTTGTGAAGACAATGCAGGCTCTGGAGAAGGCATACATCAAGGACTGCGTCACCCCCAACGA GTACACTGCAGCCTGTTCTCGGCTCCTGGTCCAGTACAAAGCCGCCTTCCGGCAGGTTCAGGGCGCAGAAATCAGCTCCATTGATGAATTCTGCCGCAAGTTCCGT CTGGACTGCCCACTCGCCATGGAGAGGATCAAAGAGGACCGTCCTATCACCATCAAAGACGACAAGGGCAACCTGAACCGCTGTATTGCAGACGTGGTCTCG CTCTTCATCACGGTTATGGACAAACTGCGCCTGGAGATCCGTGCCATGGATGAG ATCCAGCCTGATCTGCGGGAGCTGATGGAGACCATGCACCGCATGAGCCACCTGCCCCCTGACTTCGAGGGCCGCCAGACCGTCAGCCAGTG GCTGCAGACCCTGAGCGGCATGTCGGCCTCTGATGAGCTAGATGACTCCCAGGTGCGCCAGATGCTCTTTGACCTGGAGTCGGCCTACAACGCCTTCAACCGCTTCCTGCATGCCTGA